The Anguilla anguilla isolate fAngAng1 chromosome 2, fAngAng1.pri, whole genome shotgun sequence genome contains the following window.
TTTGCGAAACTCAACGAGAACGTGTACTACGTCTACAGCGACATCGAGCACTTCAAAGACCAGCCCCAGCACATCTCCATCGCCTGTGAGGAGGACATCCACGTCACGGAGGAGGTTTACAGGAGACCAGTTTTCACCCTGCCGTCCTACAGGTCTCCTCGCTCTGAAAGTGCCCTCATGCAGTTCACACTGCAGACCGCCGTGTCCTCCTGACCGGTGACGTGCATTCGTATAAAGGTTGAGTGTTTCTGGAGGAAGAGTACGTCTGCAGCCTCCAGTTTGTAATCAGATGACTGAGGTCTGCTTCAGCGAGGTGCAATTATCAACCTGTGTGCTTTACAGAGCAGTGTGTTGTATATGGTGTTAAAGCATCAATATGGGgcttttcagtgtgtgtgtttggagccCTGTACCCATTTACTGCTTTGATTGTGTAGGTGGGTTTCAGTGTATTTCAGGcggaagtgtgtgtctgttttgagTGCCGGTTCAGATTGATTTGATAGCATTGTGCGAAGTATAGCCTAACTTCGGATGTGATTTCCTGGTGATGAAGTACAGTAAACCTGTAATCTCATGACTCATTGAAAAAAAAGCGATTTAAGTATAGCACGGTGTTTATTGGTCATGCTCAGGAAACgtgtttttactgtgcagtgtgatgttctgctgctgcttcctCTTCCATCTGTTCTGAAATGCAGCACTTTGTGTTTTGAAGGTATTACCGGTTACCACTGCCTGTGGAAGGTGCTCCCCTTGAAGAGGAGTTTGATGCCTTTGTGAACATTCTCAGGGTAAGATTCAGGCTTCCACTGAGCAGCGTGCTCAACCAGCGTAGAGCAGCCCAGCGTAGAGCAGCCCCACATAGAGCAGCCCAGCGTAGAGCAGCCCCACATAGAGCAGCCCCACATAGAGAAGCCCAGCGTAGAGCAGCCCCACATAGAGCAGCCCAGCGTGGAGCAGCCCCACATAGATCAGCCCCGCGTAGAGCAGCCCCACATAGAGCAGCCCCACATAGAGCAGCCCAGCGTAGAGCAGCCCAGCGTGGAGCAGCCCAGCGTGGAGCAGCCCAGTCCCCACAGCGCTGTGTCTGAGCGAGGGTGttgtgctctgtgtctgtgctttccGAGCCTTGGGCTTTGGCTAAGGAGGGGATGTACTGACAGAATCTTCCGGAACGCCTGCAGGTTGTCACTCAGTGTGTTGGCTGGCAGGCCAAATTGGCTTCACACTCTCAACAAATCCTACTTAACAGGCTCTTTGTGTGCTATTAATCACCGAAGATTAGGATAGTTGTTAAAATGGAATAAAGCATAAAATGGGTAAACGCTGGTCAGAGTGAGTTTCCTGGCTCCTGAGGCCCAGAGCCGGCTCTCTCCAGCCCAGTCTGCTTTTCATCTCGACCCTCGAACCATTCCGTGGATTATTCCTTTTTTGGAATGATGGTATCCAGGTGACAGCCCAGCTCTTTGTCACTGGGGGAAGTGGAATCGTTTTTAAAAGTGTACACAAGTGATGCTATAAATCCCGTCTCATCCATCCTGTCTCCTTGACATGTTTAGTTCTGCTGGTGGAGTGCGAGCACACTGGCGTGGGATAAACGATGGTGTTTCACTTTTTCCGGACTTGGCCTTTAATTCCTTTAACTTATTCCTGCACTGCCTATTTCCTGTGTCAGATGGGGCTCAACAGGGAACATTTAATACCCTCAAAGCTCGGTTTTCAGGCACATGACATGTCTGTATATGAAACGGCTGGATGGCTGTGCATACCGGGCTCCCATTTTTACCACATTTTCGTAGTTTCCTGTGAATCGGTCTGATTTTTATACAACTGCCAACCATATACCATGCTGCTGATGTGACTAGCTCTCACAACAAACCCCACGGGGAATGTGACttgtgtgtaaaatatgcataatttCAATTTTCAACATTCCTGAAGCCTCCCAGCATTCCCTGCCCTCTGCTTATATGGTCTCAGATTGAAACGAGagtttctttccctttttaacTTTCATTCCTTTTAACTCTTCATTTGACCGTTAGCATTATTTAAATCTCCGATTGATGTACTGGTCATATTGAGCAAGCGGCTAGCAATAGACATTTGCACATAACTCTGTGTTCAGTTGGGCGTGAGGCTGTTGcttactgcactgcactgaactgTGGATTCAGGTTCTCTTTGTTTTCACTCCAGATGCTCACTGTGCTTTGCACAAAACAGTGAACTGCACATCGTGTCAGCATGGCGGTGTATTTCTGAAATCAGTGGTAGCTAACAGCTTATGATTCCAGCGGTGCTGAGGTTGAGTCttacccccccacctccccccccatgcAGGAGAACCCAAACCTGCTGCTGACACGGGATGGGTCCAGACCCCTCCCCGCCCTGGTCTTCAGCTGCCAGGTGGGAGTGGGACGCACCAACCTGGCCATGATCCTGGGCTCTCTGGCTCTGTACCGACTGCGAGGCTCGCCTGAGGAAGCCAGGTAGGAGCGCACCTTTACAAACGTCCTCCGGGACTTCTGCGCATGCAGCCAAAAACGTATTAAAACCTGGCGTGAGCTGGTCTGCTCTACAGGTCAGCTCTGTAAGggcagtgatgtgtgtggtgtacaagCAGCACTTCGGTCCTGTTTATTACAACTTACACAGACTCTCTGGGTTAGAGGACTATTTACACAACCTGTGAGGTTTTGTGCCACATGACTTGGAGATGTTTTGGGGAAGTGCAAGTGCTCTATTGTGCTCAAATTGCTGGTTGATGTTGAAAGAATATTAAACCTAACAATTATGCtaagtacattaaaaatgttgaatgttCACATACAAAGATGTTTTCAACCCTAAGTATAGCTGTGTCGTTGGCAGAGCGGGTGATGCTGGCGGTTCGACGCCAAAGCCTCTTTTCCGGGTAATCGAGGCCTTAATCGGCAAGCTTCCTGACGGCCCGCAGGTCCTGGAGGAGGTATGAGGTCACTGACCTCCGCCCGTTTGCTGTTTTTCAATTATGCGCTTTGTGATAACCGCTCACACAGCTGACATGATGTAATTCATGTGAAATGCTCTCTCTTTGCCACCTGAACCCAGCACCCTCCCTACTGAACCAAACACCCTCCCTACTGAACCAAACACCCTCCCTACTGAACCAAACACCCTCCCTACTGAACCCATCACCCTCCCTACTGAACCCAACACCCTCCCTACTGAACCAAAACACGCTCCCTACTGAACCAAACACCCTCCCTCCTGAACCAAACACCCTCCGTACTGAACCCAAACACGCTCCCTACTGAACCAAACACCCTCCCTACTGAACCGAAGCCCCCTCCCTACTGAACCCAACACCCTCCCTACTGAACCAAACACCCTCCCTACTGAACCCAACACCCTCCCTACTGAACCCAACACCCTCCCTACTGAACCGAAGCCCCCTCCCTACTGAACCCAACACCCTCCCTACTGAACCAAACACCCTCCCTACTGAACCAAACACCCTCCCTACTGAACCCAACACCCTCCCTACTGAACCGAAGCCCCCTCCCTACTGAACCCAGCACCCTCCGTACTGAACCAAACACCCTCCCTACTGAACCATACACCCTCCCTACTGAACCCATCACCCTCCCTACTGAACCAAACACCCTCCCTACTGAACCCAACACCCTCCCTCCTGAACCAAACACCCTCCGTACTGAACCCAAACACGCTCCCTACTGAACCAAACACCCTCCCTACTGAACCGAAGCGCCCTCCCTACTGAACCCATCACCCTCCCTACTGAACCAAACACCCTCCCTACTGAACCAAACACCCTCCCTACTGAACCCAACACCCTCCCTACTGAACCCAACACCCTCCCTACTGAACCGAAGCCCCCTCCCTACTGAACCCAACACCCTCCCTACTGAACCCAACACCCTCCCTACTGAACCAAACACCCTCCCTACTGAACCAAGCCCCCTCCCTACTGAACCCAACACCCTCCCTACTGAACCCAAACACCCTCCCTACTGAACCCAAACACCCTCCCTACTGAACCAAACACCCTCCCTACTGAACCCAACACCCTCCCTACTGAACCCAACACCCTCCCTACTGAACCCAACACCCTCCCTACTGAACCTAACACCCTCCCTACTGAACCCAACACCCTCCCTACTGAACCCAACACCCTCCCTACTGAACCGAAGCCCCCTCCCTACTGAACCAAACACCCTCCCTACTGAACCCAACACCCTCCCTACTGAACCCAAACACCCTCCCTACTGAACCCAAACACCCTCCCTCCTGAACCCAAACACCCTCCCTCCTGAACCAAACACCCTCCCTACTGAACCCAACACCCTCCCTACTGAACCAAACACCCTCCCTACTGAACCGAAGCCCCCTCCCTACTGAACCCAACACCCTCCCTACTGAACCCAACACCCTCCCTACTGACCAAACACCCTCCCTACTGAACCCAACACCCTCCCTACTGAACCgaagccccctccctcctgaaCCGAAGCCCCCTCCCTAATAAGAGCCCTGCTGAACCACACTGCTCCCTACGGGGGCTTCCTAAAGCACTCTGAGATTTCTTAGCAACGTTTGATAAACGGAATAATTTCATATCATTTACGGCACAGAGCCATAGCACTTTGTCTTCTGTCCAGTTGTTGAAGCTAAGTGCGTATTAATGGGGTTAGTGCGTATTAATGgggttagtgtgtgttagtgaccagcagagggcagtgcgGATTCCAAACCAGTCAGAGAATCTGTGCATGTTGGAGCAGCTAGAACATGGCTTCGTACAGAGTTTCTGACGGCTTCTACTTTGGGCGCTGAAAGTGCTGCTCTTACTGGAAGGAGCAGGCTCTGGCCCTCCccagcagtgccccccccccccccccccccccccagcgtgtGAGGACTGTGCGCTCAGGCTCCTATCCGGCCTCCCACGCTGGTGTGACTCACGCTCagctctgtgtgctgcaggtgaacaGGGCCATTGACCAGTGCTCAGAGATGCACGACATTAAAGAGGCCATCTACGAGAACAAGAGGAAGCTGGAGGGCATCGGAGAGGATTACCAGATTCAAGTGAGCTGTGCTGAAGggtatatactgtgtgtgtgtgtgtgtgtctacgctcacatgcacacacacacacacacacgtgtacattgtgacataaacatgtttttttggctGACACAAAGCCCTGCTTTCAGGCTGTGTGAGTGCGTTAAGCCTGACACCCCCGCGGCTCTGtcccacctcaccccccacacccccgcgcTTCTGtcccacctcaccccccacacccccgcggCTCTGTCCCgcctcaccccccacaccccgcgCCTCTGTCCCgcctcaccccccacacccccgtgCCTCTGTCCCgcctcaccccccacacccccgcggCTCTGTCCCACCTGCTGGACACGGGGAAACAGAGCTGAGCTGCCTGAATGGCAGCGATATGAGAGCTGCTCTCCATTATAAcctgacttcctgtttcctgtgactCTAACtggctccctttctctcttcagGGAAGCAGCACCAAACAGTATTTCCTTCAGAGGACTCTGCAGAGTTTGGAACGCTACTTTTACCTGATAGCCTTCAATGCATATCTTCATGATCAGGTATTTTAAAGCAAAGTTCTGTTCCTGCTAATTCTTGGtggcccaaccctgttcccatGCTGTGTTACGTACTTTTTAACGCATTGTCTTTAATCCTTTATTGACTCAgattctgcgtgtgtgtctgcgtgggtgcgtgcgtgtgtgtgtgtgtgtatgtctgtgtgtgtgtgtgtgcgtgtatgtctgtgtgcgtgtgtgtgcgtgcgtgcgtgtgtgtgtgtgtgtatgtctgtgtgcgtgcgtgtgtgtgtgtatgtctgtgtgcgtgcgtgtgtgtgtgtgtgtatgtctgtgtgtgcgtgcgtgcgtgcgtgcgtgcgtgtgtgtgtgtgtgtgtgtgtgtatgtctgtgtgcgtgcgtgtgtgtgtgttgcagtacCCTCTTGCCTTTGCGTGTAGCTTCAGCAGGTGGATGTGCGCTCGGTCCTGGATGTACAGGCTGCTCTCGTGCATGAGCGTGTCGGAGCTCTCCGCCCCGGCGGACCTGGTCACCAGGGGCGTGCGTGTGCTGGTGAGGCGTGACTCTGCCCAATTTCCCACTAGCAGCTGGCCGTCTGCGTGTGGGACCTTCATGCAGTAGCGCTCTCTGTCCTGCAGGTGGCCAACGAGTTCCTGGCTCCGGACGTCCTGAGCACGGGCAAGGAGATGAAGGTGGCCAACTTCCGCAGGGTGCCCAAGATGCCGGTGTACGGCATGGCCCAACCCAGCACCGAGGTCagcgccccacccccccccccccccctcagagtcAGCGTCTCATTTCAgtacagcgccccccccccccacagagtcAGCGTCTCATTTCAgtacagcgcccccccccccccacacagtcaGCGTCTCATTTCAgtacagcgcccccccccccacacagtcaGCGTCTCATTTCAGTACAGCACCATGCTGAATAAAGATCGACTGATGTATTTGCTTCTAGCAGAGCTTGATAGGGttgatgtgtgtttgttgggaTCTGCACATCTGGGACGCAGAAGGAGTCTTTAAAACTGAGCGGGGGcatgctgggggcggggctttcagGCCACGGGGACGGTGCTGGCGTACCTGACGGACGAGAAGAGGAGGCACGCGCGGGTGCTGTGGGTGaacctgcaggaggagctggtcctGGAGGGGAACGGCCAGGTCTTCACCCCCCGAGAGCCGTCCTGCCCGGAGCAGCCCATCCCCGTCCTGACCAGCCACGCGGCGCAGATCGAGGCGAGAGAGCCGagttttcacttcctgtttgttgtaTTCGTCTTCCTGTTCATCATATTACATGTTTGTATGCCGGAATGTGCTGGAACCTCCTgcgttctccccctcccccccccaggtgctGGAGACGGCGGTGAaggaggaggtgctgcaggCGCAGAAGTGGCTGGAGGTGAcgctggagcaggagaagcagATGAAGATGTTTAAGAGCTGTGTGACCGTGCAGGAGACCTTCAACCAGCACAAGAGCGTGCACGAGGGCCTGGTGTACTCGCGCATCCCACTGCCTGACTGCTGCGCACCGCAGGAGGAGGTAAGGGCCTACTGCACCCCCCGCGtacccccccccaactctgtAAGGGCCTACTGCACCCCCCGcgtaccaccccccccccccccccgaactcTGTAACGGCCTACTGCACCTcacatccccccgccccccacgctCCCATAATGGCCTTCTGCACCTGAGGCCCCCCCACTCTCACTGGGAGAACCCTAACACAGAATGTGTGAAGTGCAGCTGAGTGTGGTGTATAATCTGTGTCTGCACATCTGAGTGAGGTATATGATCTGTGTCTGCACAGCTGAGTGAGGTATGTGATCTGTGTCTGCACAGCTGAGTGTGATATATAATCTGCATCTGTGCAGCTGAGTGTGGTGTATAATCTGTGTCTGCACATCTGAGTGAGGTATATGATCTGTGTCTGCACAGCTGAGTGAGGTATGTGATCTGTGTCTGCACAGCTGAGTGTGATATATAATCTGCATCTGTGCAGCTGAGTGTGGTATATGATCGTCTGTGCAGATGCGTGTGGTATATGTTTGTCTGCGCAGATGCGTGTGGTATATGTTTGTCTGCGCAGATGCGTGTGGTATATGATCGTCTGTGCAGATGCGTGTGGTATATGTTTGTCTGCGCAGATGCGTGTGGTATATGATCGTCTGCACAGATGCGTGTGGTATATGATCGTCTGCACAGATGCGTGTGGTATATGATCGTCTGCGCAGATGCGTGTGGTATATGATCGTCTGCGCAGATGCGTGTGGTATATGATCGTCTGCGCACATTGATCCCTGCGTGTCGTTCTCAGGACTTTGACAGGCTGATGGACGCGATGAAGAGCGCTCTGGCGGAGGACTCGCACACGGCCTTCGTCTTCAACTGCCTCAACGGCAAGAGCAGGACCACCACCGCCATGGTGACCGCCACTCTCACCCTCTGGCACTTCAATGTGGGTCGCTCTCCTcgcctctcctgctcctcctcctccccctactcctcctcatcctcccccttctcctcctcatcctccccctACTCCTTCTCTTACTCCCCTactcctcttccccctcctgctcctcctcctcctcctccccctcctcctctttctacCTCTCCTCCTGTAGACCGCCACGCCCCATACCTGCTTTTCTCATTCGTACACGTCGAGTTCACTTATTCTGATgattttctgtggttttttagGGTTTGGTAtttgaattttgtttaattCCTGTAATCACCTgctttgtttgtgctgtttatcattttgttttcacgAAACGATGCAGGCATCAGCCTTGTTTAATTCATACACGCTGCATTCTGGTGATGCTGTGCTTTCAGTCTACTGTCTCAGTGTCCTCCTGTAGCCTGTTCCAGTGAAGTGCTGTTCCGTGCGCTGGatctgagtgtctgtgtgctccGTCTCTACAGGGTTTCCCCGAGTTTGGCGATGATGAAATCGTCAGTGTTCCTGATGCCAAATACACGAAGGGAGAGTTTGAGGTAATGGTGCCTTTTCTGAGCGTGTCGCCCACGCGGCTGCAGGCCTCTGATCCCAGCGCTCGGGGGCGtctgctgccattttgtttctgattgtATCGgctcatgtgtgtttgtgtgtgtgtgatttttagcgtgtgtgtttgtgtgtgtgtgagtgtgtgatttttagcgtgtgtgtttgtgtgtgtgagtgtgtgatttttagcgtgtgtgtttgtgtgtgtgtgatttttagcatgtgtgtttgtgtgtgtgagtgtgtgatttttagcgtgtgtgtttgtgtgctctgcAGGTGGTGATGCAGCTGGTCAGGCTGCTCCCGGATGGCCACCGTATGAAGAGGGAAGTGGACGTGGCTTTGGACACGGTCAGTGAGACCATGACCCCGATGCATTACCACCTGCGTGAGATCATCATCTCCACCTACAGACAGGTAGGGAGCtgttctgtgtgcgtgcgtgcgtgcgcgcgtgcacgtgagtgtgagtgtgtgtgtgtgcagtggaaTATCTGTGTACACAGTTAACTGCTGCATATTTGGCGTGTggtgcacaaacacagcagcagttcAGTTCATCCCTTAGGAAATATCTCTTTTAGGCAGACCACAGCCACCAGTGGGCGCTGttgatcaaaataaaaatgtgcctgCAAATACAGTGGAACAGATGCCGTCTATGGTGCTGCTGCCTGGCTGCAGTCAAGGTTCATTGGATGCAGCTGTTGCGCTTAGATTGGAAAATGGAAACTTCTCCTGCGGCAGTAAGATTGTGATCTAATCCTTATTAATCAAGTTATaaccgcacacacatacatgcctatgcacacgtgtacacgcacacaacacacacacgtgcacgcacacacgtatacacacactctctcacacacacacggacccaCACATACGCAttggcccacacacacacacggagttTGCCCTCTGAAGGTAAAGCAAATACTTCTCCTATTGCTGTTAAAAGTTGCTATATAGATTTGTATTTGAGGATTTTGTATTGGAATAGTAGTTTCCTAAATCTGTTGTTCAATCACTGATCGCTTACATCTTTAATGTGACCAAGAACCTTTTACtggaattaaaaatatttaaatatattttaaatacattctaAAGCCTAAATATGCCCAGTCTATGGCAGTGCCTTGCTGCCAcagagggaaaatatttttggctCAGTTTCTTGGTAAAAAATAAGATCCTTTTCTCATTATAACAACAAACAGACATATCCCATTATAATGAGAAGAGGATCTTGTTATAACGAGAAAAAAACATAGCCAATCAATAATTAGAGTTTGTTTACAAAAGGCCGATAGCTTGGATAATGGCTTGTGTGCATGACTTCAACAATTTTTACTTAGTTTTGGGTAGAGACTTTGCAAGAACCTAGATAACTTTAGATAGTATTGTGGTAAATGTGCATTCACCAGGAAGAAATCTGAAATGTATGGTGTTCTACGGAAGAGTCTATGTGAGCTATTGGTTTTCACCAAACAAATACTGTGTCATTCTGGATATGCTATGTGTATCGATAGCAGTAGCGATCATAATGAATATTTCAGTGTGAGAATAGTTCTCTGTAATCGCAGAATTGGATGTTGGAGAGCTACACTTTTTAACCAGGTGGTGTCAAACTGCCTTTTGATAAGTAATCAACCTGCCATCTTCACTTCAGAAGACTATATTTTCTTGTTATAGTGAGAGTTATAATGGGATTCGTGAGAATGTCATTGTAACAggatgaattacatttttacaaaaaaacaatttctcgTTATAATGAAAACTATTTCTAGCTATTACGTGATACTGAGCCGGAAATATCTTTTCACTATGGTTACAATGCGCTTCCGTTCCGGTTGACTTGACGGATGTGCTATATAACAAAAAAGCACAACTTAAGCCAAGTGGTGGCTTTGACAAGGTCATTTTCCCCCCCGCAGGTCACAGCTAGTTTAGCTGATCTTAAGTAGCTCTACATGAAGAAATCGCACATCTCTGTTGACGTGGTAATATTTAGTTCCCAGTTATTTCcgtttaattattttctcatttgtggAGTGTTATCGGGTCCCGTGGCTCACTGAACTGCATGAACGCGTGAGAAACGCCTCCTACAACATGAGCACTGAGTATCTAAAGATC
Protein-coding sequences here:
- the pald1a gene encoding paladin, which codes for MGTTASAAPQPVSLAPPHQGVHGNGMADNRRSLSMNSFQTVSIHNNKAKSIITNKVAPVVITYNCRQEFQIHDDVLRTNYKVGRISDTMPEHYLVQGTYFMVQDVYGKADVLNTTGSYGAPNFRQARGGYPLFGMGQPSLAGFKQVLQRLQGEGHQEVLFFCVREEPVVFIRRENDFVPFAPRKKENLHENLSGLETGVTAEALELTIRKELCDFAKLNENVYYVYSDIEHFKDQPQHISIACEEDIHVTEEVYRRPVFTLPSYRYYRLPLPVEGAPLEEEFDAFVNILRENPNLLLTRDGSRPLPALVFSCQVGVGRTNLAMILGSLALYRLRGSPEEARAGDAGGSTPKPLFRVIEALIGKLPDGPQVLEEVNRAIDQCSEMHDIKEAIYENKRKLEGIGEDYQIQGSSTKQYFLQRTLQSLERYFYLIAFNAYLHDQYPLAFACSFSRWMCARSWMYRLLSCMSVSELSAPADLVTRGVRVLVANEFLAPDVLSTGKEMKVANFRRVPKMPVYGMAQPSTEATGTVLAYLTDEKRRHARVLWVNLQEELVLEGNGQVFTPREPSCPEQPIPVLTSHAAQIEVLETAVKEEVLQAQKWLEVTLEQEKQMKMFKSCVTVQETFNQHKSVHEGLVYSRIPLPDCCAPQEEDFDRLMDAMKSALAEDSHTAFVFNCLNGKSRTTTAMVTATLTLWHFNGFPEFGDDEIVSVPDAKYTKGEFEVVMQLVRLLPDGHRMKREVDVALDTVSETMTPMHYHLREIIISTYRQIKPGKAEQETQQLLLKSLQYLERYVYLILFNTYLHLEKKDAWQRPFSAWMYQVAARAGVYDILNQLGFSEFEDPKDRPVARLRCRWQPQHVRSLPFRGDFI